A window from Hoeflea sp. IMCC20628 encodes these proteins:
- a CDS encoding LPS-assembly protein LptD, with translation MRRSRVNAFASVLCAGAAFCAIFAFATPQAAAQLAIAGDVSVPENAKMLLASDELIYNNDTGVVIATGGVQIDYGNYKLVADRVEYDQNSGRMKAIGSVEMIEPSGNRIYADNLDVTDDFADGFLNALRIETTDNTRIAAESAERSGGSQTTFNNGVYTACEACEEDPDRAPFWQVKAQRIIQNGETKTIRLQHATFELFGMPIAYLPYLEVPDSSAKRKTGFLAPSYSSSDTLGYSVSVPFYVAISPYMDATFTGRGYTRQGFLGEAEFRQNFANGEVTLRMAGISQLNPDEFTANTSDALETERGMISSKGEFRINPRWVFGWDGMLQSDNNFSKTYGIDGYNSTTVKSEVYLTGLTNRSLFDLRAYRFDIQNADEFNSAEHKQAVVHPSLDYKRTFSDPLLGGELALNVNGYSVSRQTDDISVKTLGPDRYRGFAGENSRLSAELEWKKTVTVGNGLRLTPILAARGDLNSVDIDTAPADYDGVFAGNGTHARGMVTAGLESSYPVLITTAKSSHVIEPIAQVYVRPDEQLAGGIPNEDAQSFVFDTTSLFERDKFTGFDRTEGGIRANVGVRYTGSYNNGFTTQAAFGQSYHLAGLNSFATPDLSQATQNSGLEEDVSDYVGMVGFTYKGISLTTSARFDKDDFRPERTDVRAGFSKGRLSSSLTYSEIKAPRPNTYSEDDRREVTGSASLKIHDFWRVAASANYDLVNDEFDSTKFGLLYEDECFAFSLAYENIRSSTSANDWSVGARLSFRTLGGIDTGGVDRPLLEPSF, from the coding sequence ATGCGCCGGTCTAGAGTTAATGCGTTCGCTAGCGTCTTGTGCGCTGGCGCGGCCTTTTGTGCTATTTTTGCATTCGCGACACCCCAAGCTGCCGCGCAGCTCGCAATTGCGGGCGACGTCAGTGTGCCTGAAAACGCCAAGATGCTGCTGGCATCGGATGAGCTGATCTACAACAATGACACCGGCGTTGTGATTGCGACCGGTGGTGTGCAGATTGATTATGGCAATTACAAGCTGGTGGCCGACCGGGTCGAGTATGATCAAAACTCCGGCCGCATGAAGGCAATCGGCTCGGTCGAGATGATCGAACCGAGTGGCAACCGGATCTACGCCGACAACCTTGATGTGACCGACGATTTTGCTGACGGATTTCTCAATGCATTGAGAATCGAAACAACCGACAATACCCGCATCGCAGCGGAGAGCGCCGAACGCAGTGGCGGCAGCCAAACCACATTCAACAATGGCGTTTACACCGCCTGCGAAGCTTGTGAGGAGGACCCTGACAGGGCACCGTTCTGGCAGGTCAAGGCCCAGCGTATTATCCAGAACGGCGAGACCAAGACCATCCGGCTTCAGCACGCGACTTTCGAGTTGTTCGGCATGCCGATTGCCTACCTGCCCTATCTCGAGGTTCCCGACAGCTCGGCCAAGCGAAAGACCGGTTTCCTGGCGCCTAGCTACAGCAGCAGTGACACTCTGGGTTACTCGGTCTCTGTGCCGTTCTATGTCGCGATCTCGCCTTATATGGACGCGACCTTCACCGGCAGGGGTTACACCAGGCAAGGTTTCCTCGGCGAAGCCGAATTCCGGCAGAACTTTGCCAATGGCGAAGTGACATTGCGCATGGCGGGCATTTCCCAGCTCAATCCTGACGAATTTACAGCAAATACGTCCGATGCGCTTGAGACCGAACGCGGCATGATCTCGTCAAAGGGCGAGTTCCGGATCAATCCGCGCTGGGTCTTCGGCTGGGATGGCATGCTCCAGAGCGACAACAATTTTTCAAAGACTTACGGGATAGATGGCTACAACAGCACGACGGTGAAGTCGGAAGTCTATCTGACCGGTCTGACAAACCGCAGCCTCTTCGATCTTCGGGCCTATCGGTTCGATATCCAGAACGCGGACGAGTTCAATTCGGCCGAGCACAAGCAGGCAGTTGTTCATCCGTCACTCGATTACAAGCGAACCTTTTCCGACCCCCTCCTGGGCGGCGAGCTGGCGCTCAATGTCAACGGCTATTCGGTGTCACGCCAGACTGATGACATCTCGGTAAAGACACTCGGCCCCGATCGCTACCGTGGCTTTGCCGGAGAGAATTCGCGATTGAGCGCGGAACTTGAATGGAAGAAGACCGTGACCGTCGGCAACGGGCTGCGGCTGACGCCGATTCTGGCTGCGCGCGGCGATTTGAACTCGGTTGATATCGACACCGCTCCTGCAGATTATGACGGGGTGTTCGCCGGCAACGGAACGCATGCCCGCGGCATGGTGACAGCAGGTCTGGAATCCAGCTATCCGGTGCTGATCACCACGGCCAAGTCCAGCCATGTTATCGAGCCGATCGCGCAAGTGTATGTCCGGCCCGATGAGCAACTGGCAGGCGGCATTCCCAATGAGGATGCGCAGAGTTTCGTTTTCGATACGACCTCGCTGTTTGAACGCGACAAATTTACCGGTTTTGACAGAACCGAAGGCGGTATCCGCGCCAATGTCGGGGTTCGGTATACCGGCAGCTACAACAATGGCTTCACCACCCAGGCTGCGTTCGGCCAGTCCTATCATCTGGCCGGGCTGAATTCCTTTGCTACGCCGGACCTGTCGCAAGCGACCCAAAACTCCGGGCTTGAGGAAGACGTGTCGGATTATGTCGGCATGGTCGGATTTACCTACAAAGGCATTTCGCTCACCACGTCGGCCCGTTTTGACAAGGATGATTTTCGCCCGGAACGCACCGATGTGCGCGCTGGTTTCAGCAAGGGGCGGCTGTCGAGTTCGCTCACCTATAGTGAAATCAAGGCGCCCCGGCCAAACACGTATTCAGAAGACGATCGCCGCGAAGTCACCGGTTCTGCCTCGCTCAAAATTCATGACTTCTGGCGGGTCGCAGCGTCAGCCAACTACGATCTGGTGAACGATGAATTCGACAGCACCAAATTCGGGCTGCTTTACGAAGACGAGTGCTTTGCGTTCTCCCTCGCCTATGAGAACATTCGTAGCAGCACAAGCGCCAATGACTGGAGTGTTGGCGCCAGACTGAGCTTTCGGACGCTTGGTGGAATTGACACAGGTGGTGTAGACAGACCGCTGCTGGAACCTAGTTTCTGA